A part of Methanomassiliicoccales archaeon genomic DNA contains:
- a CDS encoding isocitrate/isopropylmalate dehydrogenase family protein, with product MHKVAVLPGDGIGPEVVNEAMKVLHALEENYSVRFSFTEMDINSERYLRTGKLLTQEDIDELRKFDAIFLGAIGDDRVAPGVLEKGILLAARFAFDQYINHRPAQLWRPFGRLKRDVDFKIDVFRENTEDFYIGIGGRFNGGKGSLEMDLKRQLYDLHLDVKGTSTVVDDFAIEIGVMSRKNIERFADYVISQAKLIGTKEITVVDKANVLSNIYHLWRDVWNEKCRQAGMNVGYMYVDAMSMALVKNPDKFRVIATPNMFGDILTDLLAEVTGGLGLAPGGNINPKGISMYEPVHGSAPKYKGMNTINPVATILAAKLMLDNLGHRDLGSKVETAVRNAFDKGICTRDLGGNASTSQMGDAVVAELRDL from the coding sequence ATGCACAAAGTAGCTGTATTGCCGGGCGACGGGATAGGACCAGAGGTCGTTAACGAGGCCATGAAGGTGCTTCATGCGCTGGAGGAGAACTACAGCGTGAGGTTCTCGTTCACCGAGATGGACATCAACTCAGAGAGGTACCTTAGGACCGGCAAGCTCCTCACCCAGGAGGACATTGATGAGCTCAGGAAGTTCGATGCAATATTCCTGGGGGCCATCGGGGACGACCGCGTTGCACCGGGCGTTCTTGAAAAAGGCATCCTATTGGCAGCAAGGTTCGCCTTCGACCAGTACATCAACCACAGACCAGCGCAGCTCTGGCGACCATTCGGTCGATTGAAGCGGGACGTCGACTTCAAGATAGACGTCTTCAGAGAGAACACCGAGGATTTCTACATCGGGATCGGTGGAAGGTTCAACGGGGGCAAAGGTAGCTTGGAGATGGACCTGAAAAGGCAGCTCTATGACCTGCACTTGGACGTCAAAGGGACATCAACGGTAGTTGACGACTTCGCGATCGAGATCGGTGTGATGTCCAGGAAGAACATCGAAAGGTTCGCTGATTATGTAATATCCCAGGCGAAGCTCATAGGCACCAAGGAAATAACGGTCGTCGACAAGGCGAACGTGCTGAGCAACATATACCATCTCTGGAGGGATGTATGGAACGAGAAGTGCAGACAGGCAGGGATGAATGTCGGTTACATGTATGTCGATGCCATGTCAATGGCCCTTGTCAAGAACCCTGACAAGTTCCGAGTCATCGCCACTCCGAACATGTTCGGGGACATTCTGACGGACCTGTTGGCAGAGGTCACGGGAGGACTTGGGCTCGCACCTGGCGGGAACATCAATCCGAAGGGCATAAGCATGTACGAACCTGTCCACGGCTCTGCCCCTAAGTACAAGGGCATGAACACAATAAATCCAGTGGCGACGATCCTTGCGGCAAAACTGATGCTCGACAACCTGGGGCATAGGGACCTCGGCTCCAAGGTCGAGACCGCCGTCAGGAACGCTTTCGACAAGGGGATCTGCACAAGGGACCTGGGCGGAAACGCCTCAACATCTCAGATGGGGGACGCGGTCGTCGCTGAGCTAAGAGATCTCTGA
- a CDS encoding threonine--tRNA ligase, translating into MKTLYIHADFMEYETKKPTPVAEEIVDGRTSGRAEEVLVAFITVEKKDEGKVDAVVREAALDLREVVEKVGALRVMLYPYAHLSPDLSDPKTGKDVLAKLEQALKEMEIEVMRAPFGWYKSFKISCKGHPLSELSRDFEGAVEEKERKGEESFLVLLPDGTELSPNEYKGGSECFMIMMQKEALKKEWPLSGEVKYLRLCKKFGIQWESMSDVGHMCFTPKGALMFDLCADYSNQIVNSMGLPVYTVKGTNMFSLDEGPVAEHAKLFGDRLYTVETEKRRFVMRYAACHQQFAMMKNWNISYKALPYGAFEVADSYRLEQSGETMLCFRTRRLNMPDLHVVCRDIPESEEWFLKLDERIYKEAEKLGRDYEMLVNFSSKEAYAQHKDMLMKILRKHNRPALLHFYPEGINYYWTVNIEYHILDDMKRAREIGTVQIDVGNAKRFGITYTDENGKKQYPVILHTAVIGTIERYLYTLFDTAVMMESQGKLGTLPVWVNPEQVRLLTVGESHLGKAREMADALQAKGVRVGLDDRGETVGKKVREAKQDWVAYVVVVGDKEMTSDKLSVYDRALNKNVEMTLEQLADKIRAETAGMPNRPMYLPREMSRQVDFS; encoded by the coding sequence ATGAAGACCCTTTACATTCACGCTGATTTCATGGAGTACGAGACCAAAAAGCCAACTCCGGTCGCTGAGGAGATTGTCGATGGTCGCACCAGCGGCAGAGCGGAGGAGGTGCTCGTGGCCTTTATCACAGTGGAAAAGAAGGACGAGGGCAAGGTCGATGCCGTTGTGCGAGAGGCGGCGCTTGACCTTAGAGAGGTGGTCGAGAAGGTAGGCGCCCTAAGGGTCATGCTTTATCCCTATGCCCATCTGAGCCCTGACCTTTCCGACCCAAAGACCGGTAAGGATGTTCTTGCGAAGCTTGAACAAGCCCTTAAGGAGATGGAGATCGAGGTGATGAGGGCCCCCTTTGGATGGTATAAATCTTTCAAGATAAGTTGCAAGGGACACCCATTATCTGAGCTCTCAAGGGACTTCGAGGGAGCGGTGGAAGAGAAGGAGAGAAAGGGTGAGGAGAGCTTCCTTGTGCTCCTGCCTGACGGTACAGAGCTTTCACCAAATGAGTACAAGGGCGGCAGTGAATGCTTCATGATCATGATGCAGAAGGAGGCCCTCAAAAAGGAGTGGCCACTTTCTGGGGAGGTGAAGTATCTGCGCCTCTGCAAGAAGTTCGGTATCCAATGGGAGTCGATGAGCGACGTCGGCCACATGTGCTTCACCCCAAAGGGGGCGCTCATGTTCGACCTGTGTGCGGACTATTCTAATCAGATCGTGAACTCGATGGGTCTTCCGGTCTATACGGTGAAGGGCACCAACATGTTCTCTTTGGACGAGGGTCCAGTAGCCGAGCACGCAAAGCTCTTTGGCGACCGGCTTTACACCGTCGAGACGGAGAAGCGCCGTTTCGTCATGAGGTATGCAGCCTGTCATCAGCAATTCGCAATGATGAAGAACTGGAACATCAGCTATAAGGCGCTCCCATATGGAGCGTTCGAGGTTGCCGATTCCTATAGGCTCGAGCAGTCCGGAGAGACCATGCTCTGCTTCAGGACAAGGCGCCTTAACATGCCTGACCTCCACGTAGTTTGCAGGGACATCCCGGAGTCAGAGGAATGGTTCCTGAAGCTCGACGAGCGGATATACAAGGAAGCTGAGAAGCTTGGCAGGGACTATGAGATGCTGGTCAATTTCTCCTCAAAAGAGGCCTATGCTCAGCACAAGGACATGCTGATGAAGATACTCAGAAAACACAACAGACCAGCATTGTTGCATTTCTACCCTGAGGGGATCAATTACTATTGGACGGTCAACATCGAATATCATATACTGGACGATATGAAGCGGGCAAGGGAGATAGGCACAGTACAGATCGATGTGGGAAATGCAAAACGTTTTGGTATAACCTATACGGACGAGAACGGCAAGAAACAATATCCTGTCATCCTTCACACGGCTGTCATCGGCACCATCGAACGTTATCTTTACACCCTCTTCGACACGGCGGTCATGATGGAATCCCAGGGGAAGCTTGGAACTTTGCCGGTATGGGTAAACCCAGAACAGGTCAGGTTGTTGACCGTAGGCGAGTCCCATCTCGGAAAGGCCAGAGAGATGGCTGATGCGCTACAAGCAAAGGGTGTCCGTGTCGGGCTCGATGACCGCGGCGAGACAGTGGGCAAGAAGGTCCGCGAGGCCAAGCAGGACTGGGTGGCATATGTGGTGGTCGTCGGGGATAAGGAGATGACCTCAGATAAATTGAGCGTGTATGACAGGGCGCTCAACAAGAACGTGGAAATGACATTGGAGCAGCTGGCGGACAAGATACGTGCAGAGACCGCCGGAATGCCGAACAGGCCGATGTACCTCCCTCGAGAGATGTCCAGGCAGGTCGACTTCAGCTGA
- a CDS encoding 6-pyruvoyl tetrahydropterin synthase family protein: MLRLEVDGEHANIKFSACHFIAGHDKCGRLHGHSYIISLKLYGETTEGGMIMDFVAVKKALRDIADELDHRVLIPSNSNKITVSVSDEVVVLSGCKKYIFPVDDVVLLDTKESSAEELASCLLGRFIQMVKLPPNIIRVELGIHEELGQSAWAGMDLAPR; the protein is encoded by the coding sequence ATGTTGAGATTAGAGGTAGACGGTGAGCATGCGAACATCAAATTCTCAGCATGCCATTTCATTGCTGGTCACGATAAATGTGGTAGATTGCATGGTCATAGCTACATAATCAGCCTCAAGCTATACGGAGAAACCACGGAGGGCGGGATGATCATGGATTTTGTTGCAGTGAAGAAGGCCCTTAGGGACATCGCGGATGAACTTGACCATCGCGTGCTGATACCATCCAACTCGAACAAGATAACCGTGTCGGTCAGCGATGAGGTCGTTGTGTTGTCCGGATGTAAGAAATACATCTTTCCGGTAGATGATGTGGTCCTGCTCGATACCAAGGAGTCCAGCGCAGAGGAGCTCGCTAGCTGCCTTCTTGGAAGGTTTATTCAAATGGTCAAACTTCCGCCCAATATCATAAGGGTCGAGCTTGGCATCCATGAGGAGCTCGGTCAGAGCGCATGGGCCGGAATGGACCTTGCTCCGAGGTGA
- the queC gene encoding 7-cyano-7-deazaguanine synthase QueC, translated as MRAVALLSGGLDSTVSLAYAISRGYEVIPLSFNYGQRHARELDSAKAVVRHYGLRKHIVIDIDLSSYRTSALTSEEVAVPQEREDEIGKDIPVTYVPARNIIFLSVAAGLCESESASVVFIGANAIDYSGYPDCRPEFFRAFEEVLRVGTKAGVEGRAVKIEAPLLKLTKAEIVRLGKRLGAPMHLTWSCYSGGRKACGRCDSCVLRLKGFREAGYEDDIDYEVID; from the coding sequence ATGAGGGCCGTCGCACTTTTGTCAGGAGGATTGGACTCGACCGTCTCCCTTGCATATGCCATCTCTAGAGGATATGAGGTGATCCCGTTGAGCTTCAATTACGGTCAGAGGCATGCCAGGGAGCTGGATAGTGCAAAGGCCGTGGTCAGACATTATGGCCTGAGAAAACACATCGTCATCGACATCGACCTGAGCTCTTATCGGACGAGCGCTCTGACCTCAGAAGAGGTCGCAGTACCGCAGGAGAGAGAGGATGAGATCGGCAAGGACATACCCGTCACCTATGTGCCGGCCAGGAACATCATCTTTCTATCTGTCGCTGCCGGTCTCTGTGAGAGCGAGTCAGCGTCCGTCGTTTTCATAGGGGCCAACGCTATAGATTACTCCGGTTATCCTGACTGCAGGCCAGAGTTCTTCCGCGCTTTTGAGGAGGTGCTACGGGTAGGCACGAAGGCCGGTGTGGAAGGTCGGGCGGTCAAGATAGAGGCCCCCTTGCTAAAGCTGACAAAGGCCGAGATAGTCCGTCTAGGAAAAAGATTGGGGGCACCTATGCACCTCACCTGGTCCTGCTACAGCGGCGGGCGAAAGGCATGTGGGCGATGCGACTCATGCGTTCTCCGATTGAAAGGGTTCAGGGAAGCTGGATATGAGGACGATATAGACTATGAGGTGATCGATTGA
- a CDS encoding 3-isopropylmalate dehydratase encodes MNDLRGKAWRFGDHVDTDQIIPAERLTSDNNHRLGTFIFEKVRPDMAQHVSKGDIIIAGRNFGCGSSREHAPRALLQAGITCVVAESFARIFYRNSINVGLLPIECRIEAEEGDIIYIDLQNGRITNETTKREWKFVPFPSFVKDLMEKGGLLAKIKEEKRCTK; translated from the coding sequence ATGAACGACCTGAGGGGAAAGGCATGGAGGTTCGGCGACCACGTCGATACCGACCAGATAATTCCAGCTGAGAGATTGACCAGTGACAACAATCACAGGCTAGGGACCTTCATCTTTGAAAAGGTAAGGCCGGACATGGCCCAGCACGTCAGCAAGGGAGACATCATCATTGCAGGAAGAAATTTCGGTTGCGGGTCGAGCAGGGAGCACGCACCGAGGGCGTTGCTCCAGGCAGGTATCACCTGCGTGGTCGCGGAGAGCTTTGCCAGGATATTTTACAGGAACTCGATCAATGTCGGTCTGCTGCCGATAGAATGTAGGATTGAGGCAGAGGAAGGGGACATCATATACATAGACCTGCAGAACGGCAGGATCACGAATGAGACCACCAAAAGAGAATGGAAATTCGTACCGTTCCCTTCGTTCGTCAAGGACCTGATGGAAAAGGGAGGCCTATTGGCCAAGATCAAGGAGGAGAAGAGATGCACAAAGTAG
- a CDS encoding 3-isopropylmalate dehydratase large subunit: protein MRAKDPKTISEKILSVKSGIDAHAGDIVDANVDYVMVNDVTGPLAFEEFEAIGCEPVREKIVLVPDHYVPNKDIASAQQAKEMRDFARKWKIENYFEVGRGGVCHQVMVDEGFAAPGRLIVGADSHTCTYGGVNAFSTGVGSSEAAAVFATGRLWFKVPESIRVLLKGRLKRYVSGKDLILKIITDIGVDGANYKALEFAGTGISGLSVSERLTIANMAIEAGGKAGIFPCDAATVAHMKTVNAGSWSAVTADEGASYCRTLEYDLGKLESMVSMPHLPSNGRPVSEVDVEIDQAFLGSCTNGRIEDLRIAADIIRGKKVHPNVRMIVVPASTKVYSQALSEGLIAEFIKAGAFVSGPTCAACLGGHMGVLANGERCVSTTNRNFIGRMGHKGSEVYLASPAVVAASAIAGKITAPKED, encoded by the coding sequence ATGAGAGCAAAGGACCCGAAAACGATCTCAGAAAAGATCTTGAGCGTGAAGTCCGGCATAGATGCCCACGCTGGAGACATAGTCGATGCGAACGTCGATTATGTCATGGTGAACGACGTCACGGGACCGTTGGCGTTCGAGGAGTTCGAGGCCATAGGATGTGAACCGGTCAGGGAAAAGATAGTACTGGTCCCTGATCACTATGTCCCCAACAAGGACATCGCATCCGCCCAACAGGCCAAGGAGATGAGGGATTTTGCGAGGAAGTGGAAGATCGAGAATTATTTTGAGGTCGGAAGGGGAGGGGTGTGCCATCAGGTAATGGTCGACGAAGGGTTTGCGGCCCCAGGACGTCTTATCGTCGGGGCTGACAGCCATACCTGCACCTATGGCGGGGTGAACGCCTTCAGCACGGGGGTCGGATCGAGCGAGGCCGCGGCGGTGTTCGCGACAGGAAGGCTCTGGTTCAAGGTTCCAGAGTCTATCAGGGTCCTTTTGAAGGGCAGATTGAAAAGATACGTCTCTGGGAAGGACCTGATCCTTAAGATCATCACGGATATAGGTGTCGACGGGGCCAACTATAAGGCATTGGAGTTCGCTGGTACCGGTATATCGGGCCTCAGCGTCTCAGAAAGGCTGACGATCGCGAACATGGCCATCGAAGCGGGAGGAAAGGCAGGTATATTCCCATGCGATGCGGCCACGGTGGCCCACATGAAGACGGTGAATGCGGGAAGCTGGTCGGCCGTGACCGCCGACGAGGGCGCAAGTTACTGCAGGACGCTCGAATACGACCTTGGAAAGCTGGAGAGCATGGTGTCAATGCCTCACCTTCCTTCGAACGGAAGACCGGTCAGCGAGGTCGATGTCGAGATAGACCAGGCCTTCCTAGGCTCTTGCACCAATGGCAGGATCGAGGACCTCAGGATAGCGGCGGACATAATCCGAGGTAAAAAGGTGCATCCCAATGTGAGGATGATCGTGGTGCCCGCCAGCACGAAGGTCTATTCTCAGGCATTATCGGAAGGTCTGATCGCGGAGTTCATCAAGGCTGGCGCATTTGTCTCGGGGCCTACCTGCGCCGCGTGCCTCGGGGGGCACATGGGAGTGCTGGCAAATGGTGAAAGATGTGTGAGCACGACCAATCGGAACTTCATAGGCAGGATGGGGCATAAGGGATCAGAGGTCTACCTCGCATCCCCGGCCGTCGTCGCAGCGAGCGCCATAGCGGGAAAGATCACCGCCCCGAAGGAGGATTGA
- a CDS encoding 2-isopropylmalate synthase yields the protein MNGLENSDRAGSKALEKACVQDKIFTSKYNRLVLRPTTSERIMIFDTTLRDGEQTPGIALSVDDKVRIATALSELGVDVIEAGFPISSAGERESIRKIKEAGLEAKICGLARSSKSDIDAALECGLDYVHTFIATSDLHLKHKLNMTREQVKARAVGAIEYAKAHGMTVEFSCEDATRTDLDFLKEMHIAVQEAKVDKINLPDTVGTMSPPAMEYLVSELMEVTTVPLSVHCHNDFGLAVANSLAAVRCGARQVHVCMNGLGERCGNAALEETVMGITAFFGSSTNIRTERIGYTSKLVSRLTGVPIPDNKPIVGNNAFAHESGIHVHGVLKNPATYEAFCPELVGMTRNIVVGKHTGAHSVKEKLGQYGVSLTDEQVAEVVDKVKKLAASGKEVDDAELVALASHVFGKGIREQKKIRLKEFTVFTGLNITPTSTVAIEIDGEVHRSSNIGIGPVDAALNAIRAAVSDKISLVEYRLNAITGGSDALCEVSVKLKMNGTDIMSVGKSIGSDIVLTSVDATVEAVDRLYTRKNA from the coding sequence ATGAACGGCCTGGAAAATTCAGATAGAGCGGGCTCGAAGGCCCTGGAAAAGGCGTGTGTACAGGACAAGATATTTACCAGCAAGTACAACCGCTTGGTGCTCAGGCCGACGACCTCTGAAAGGATCATGATATTTGATACGACCCTCAGGGACGGAGAGCAGACCCCAGGCATCGCCCTTTCGGTCGACGACAAAGTGAGGATCGCCACCGCACTGTCGGAGCTTGGAGTGGATGTGATCGAGGCAGGGTTTCCCATTTCCTCCGCCGGTGAGAGGGAATCGATAAGGAAGATAAAGGAAGCAGGCCTGGAGGCAAAGATATGTGGTCTGGCCAGATCGAGCAAATCAGACATCGATGCGGCACTTGAATGCGGCCTTGACTACGTCCATACGTTCATCGCCACATCCGATCTGCACCTGAAGCATAAGCTGAACATGACAAGAGAGCAGGTAAAGGCGAGGGCGGTCGGAGCGATCGAGTATGCTAAGGCACACGGGATGACGGTCGAGTTCAGCTGCGAGGATGCGACGAGGACCGACCTAGATTTTCTCAAGGAGATGCATATCGCTGTTCAAGAGGCCAAGGTCGATAAGATCAACCTCCCAGATACAGTAGGGACGATGTCCCCTCCGGCCATGGAATATCTTGTCTCCGAGCTGATGGAGGTCACAACCGTCCCTTTGAGCGTCCATTGTCATAACGACTTCGGGCTGGCGGTCGCAAACTCATTGGCAGCTGTCAGGTGCGGTGCGAGACAGGTCCATGTCTGCATGAACGGTCTTGGTGAGAGGTGCGGGAACGCAGCCCTTGAGGAGACGGTGATGGGGATCACGGCCTTCTTTGGATCCTCCACCAACATCAGGACCGAGAGGATAGGTTACACATCAAAACTTGTCTCTAGGCTGACAGGGGTCCCCATCCCCGATAACAAACCTATCGTAGGTAACAATGCCTTTGCCCACGAGTCTGGCATCCATGTCCACGGTGTACTAAAGAATCCCGCCACATATGAGGCATTCTGTCCTGAGCTGGTGGGCATGACGCGCAATATCGTTGTGGGAAAGCATACCGGTGCGCACTCGGTCAAAGAGAAGCTCGGCCAGTATGGCGTCAGTCTTACGGATGAGCAGGTGGCCGAGGTCGTGGACAAGGTAAAAAAATTGGCGGCGAGCGGCAAGGAGGTCGATGACGCCGAGCTCGTGGCCCTGGCTTCGCATGTCTTCGGCAAAGGCATACGCGAGCAAAAGAAGATACGTCTGAAGGAGTTCACCGTCTTCACCGGTCTGAACATAACCCCAACGTCGACCGTGGCAATCGAGATCGACGGAGAGGTCCATAGGAGCTCGAACATCGGTATCGGGCCAGTGGATGCTGCTTTGAATGCCATCAGGGCGGCCGTCAGCGACAAGATATCGCTCGTCGAGTATAGGCTCAACGCCATAACTGGGGGAAGTGACGCATTGTGCGAGGTCTCTGTCAAGCTGAAGATGAACGGAACTGACATAATGTCTGTGGGAAAGAGCATCGGTTCGGACATCGTGCTGACGAGCGTCGACGCGACGGTGGAGGCGGTCGACAGACTTTATACAAGGAAGAACGCTTGA
- the dph2 gene encoding diphthamide biosynthesis enzyme Dph2 has translation MYDFHIDSIVSFIERRNARTVALQLPEGLKTYALNLADQIGSRTGARCLILGDPCYGACDINRDFRRYAEALVHIGHAEIPSMQNDADVVHIEVQIDFDPEALLEKALPLLRGTVGVVTTVQHTEFIDKALTFLRSKGVKCVVGRGDQRIKHPGQLLGCNISAATSVDAEVDSYLFIGSGNFHPLSVAIETSKEVIVMDPVMNEVREIGELKERIMRQRHAAIARSADVEDFGIIVSSKTGQDRFPLAMDLLERIERKGKKATVIILEEISPERLLPFQCGAFVSTACPRLAIDDQLRYPKPMLTPIELEIVLGDREWADYHLDMIMG, from the coding sequence TTGTACGATTTCCACATCGATTCCATCGTTTCATTCATAGAACGCAGGAATGCAAGGACGGTCGCGCTCCAACTTCCAGAAGGACTGAAGACGTATGCCCTCAACCTAGCGGACCAGATAGGGTCGCGCACTGGTGCGAGATGTCTCATCCTCGGTGACCCTTGTTATGGAGCATGTGATATCAACAGGGATTTCAGAAGATACGCCGAAGCACTGGTCCATATCGGGCATGCTGAGATACCATCCATGCAGAACGATGCCGATGTGGTCCACATCGAAGTGCAGATCGATTTCGACCCAGAGGCCTTATTGGAAAAGGCATTGCCCTTGCTCCGTGGAACGGTGGGGGTCGTCACCACCGTGCAGCATACAGAGTTTATTGATAAGGCGCTGACATTCCTAAGGTCGAAAGGGGTGAAATGCGTCGTCGGAAGAGGCGACCAAAGAATCAAACATCCAGGTCAATTGCTCGGGTGCAACATATCCGCAGCAACATCCGTGGACGCTGAGGTCGATTCTTATCTCTTCATAGGGAGCGGCAATTTCCATCCTCTTTCGGTAGCTATCGAGACCTCTAAAGAGGTCATTGTCATGGACCCGGTGATGAACGAGGTACGAGAGATAGGCGAGCTGAAAGAGAGGATCATGAGGCAGAGACATGCGGCCATCGCAAGGTCTGCCGATGTAGAGGACTTCGGGATAATCGTTTCATCCAAGACCGGCCAGGACAGATTCCCTCTGGCGATGGACCTTCTTGAAAGGATCGAGCGCAAAGGGAAGAAGGCAACGGTCATCATCTTGGAAGAGATCAGCCCAGAAAGATTGCTTCCATTTCAATGCGGGGCGTTCGTTTCAACTGCATGCCCACGTCTGGCGATCGATGACCAGTTGAGGTATCCAAAACCCATGCTCACCCCGATCGAGCTCGAGATAGTTCTAGGTGACAGAGAATGGGCCGACTATCATTTGGACATGATAATGGGCTGA
- a CDS encoding radical SAM protein, giving the protein MKICEIFRSLQGEGVMIGTPTTFVRLTGCNLDCTWCDTRYARKEGNEMTIEEVIEKVKELDTKFVCITGGEPLMQRSTIKLIERLLDLGYHITLETNGSYSLEELPCSMNMIVSMDIKCPSSGMEEKMDLSNLELLSPVDQLKFVVADRGDMVYASRLLKEHPVECNVIFTPVGGIDLEEVAEFILKKKINARVLPQLHKIIWGDERCR; this is encoded by the coding sequence TTGAAGATCTGCGAGATATTCCGGTCGCTTCAGGGCGAAGGCGTTATGATCGGGACCCCCACCACCTTCGTACGTCTCACAGGTTGCAATCTCGATTGCACCTGGTGCGATACCAGATATGCCCGTAAAGAGGGAAATGAGATGACCATAGAGGAGGTCATCGAGAAGGTCAAGGAGCTCGATACGAAGTTCGTATGCATCACCGGGGGAGAGCCTTTGATGCAGAGGTCGACCATCAAGCTCATCGAGAGATTGCTGGACCTTGGTTACCACATCACGTTGGAGACGAACGGCTCGTACTCCCTGGAGGAACTTCCCTGCTCGATGAACATGATCGTCAGCATGGATATCAAATGCCCCTCATCCGGTATGGAGGAGAAGATGGACCTCTCGAACCTCGAGCTTCTGTCGCCTGTAGATCAACTGAAGTTCGTGGTCGCTGACCGTGGTGACATGGTCTATGCATCCCGGTTGCTGAAAGAGCATCCTGTAGAATGCAACGTGATCTTCACACCCGTGGGTGGCATCGATCTAGAAGAGGTGGCCGAATTCATTCTTAAGAAAAAGATCAATGCCAGGGTCCTTCCCCAGCTCCATAAGATCATATGGGGCGATGAGAGATGCCGTTGA
- the mtxX gene encoding methanogenesis marker protein Mmp4/MtxX has translation MLTPEHIFKMAKSKERRIGIGSLPESEKVLTSVKLADAVGYGKTEVYYDSLELVMALKEGRIDAAVRGDLDSNISMRSIKDVFGLDRILRIAMVQPRGGNIFFLAPVGIDEGTNSIEKIEMVELAMPLLSKLGIEPKIGIMSGGRNSDLGRSAQVDKTIEEAEEIVAALKAKGYDAEDVQILIENAVQSKNLIIAPDGISGNLIFRCLHLVDGGRSMGAPVLNLKKVFIDTSRAKPSYVDSIALASALVGKNHSLIK, from the coding sequence ATGTTGACGCCTGAGCACATTTTCAAGATGGCAAAATCCAAGGAGAGAAGGATCGGGATAGGGTCCCTCCCTGAATCTGAAAAGGTCCTGACGAGCGTCAAGCTAGCGGATGCAGTGGGATATGGTAAGACCGAAGTCTACTATGACAGTCTGGAGCTCGTCATGGCGCTCAAAGAAGGTCGTATCGACGCTGCGGTGAGAGGGGACCTCGACTCCAACATATCGATGCGCTCCATCAAAGACGTCTTTGGTCTTGACAGGATACTTAGGATCGCAATGGTCCAGCCTCGTGGTGGAAATATTTTCTTTTTAGCGCCAGTGGGGATCGATGAGGGTACGAACTCAATTGAAAAGATCGAGATGGTCGAGCTCGCGATGCCTTTGCTGAGCAAGCTCGGCATAGAGCCGAAGATAGGTATAATGTCTGGCGGCAGGAACTCGGACCTTGGAAGGAGCGCCCAGGTAGATAAGACGATCGAAGAGGCAGAAGAAATAGTTGCGGCATTAAAGGCCAAAGGGTACGATGCGGAAGATGTACAAATCCTCATCGAGAACGCTGTGCAAAGTAAGAACCTCATCATCGCCCCTGATGGGATCTCTGGTAACCTCATTTTCAGATGTTTGCATCTGGTTGATGGTGGGAGGTCCATGGGGGCGCCCGTTCTAAACCTGAAGAAGGTCTTCATAGACACTTCAAGGGCGAAACCCAGCTATGTCGACTCGATCGCATTGGCATCAGCTTTGGTAGGGAAAAATCATTCATTAATAAAATGA